A region of Salvia splendens isolate huo1 chromosome 17, SspV2, whole genome shotgun sequence DNA encodes the following proteins:
- the LOC121774316 gene encoding cyclin-dependent protein kinase inhibitor SMR6-like yields the protein MRFSKKHQSKWTNIQWPRNGNGIPKEASIQMDKYLEAKKWVIAGIAIRAPLKPISTKPSLPCPPQPRKRLPASTYHFNGGREFFNPPDLESIFICHAGRAN from the exons ATGAGATTCTCAAAGAAGCATCAATCCAAATGGACAAATATTCAGTGGCCAAGAAATGG AAATGGGATTCCCAAAGAAGCATCAATCCAAATGGACAAATATTTAGAGGCCAAGAAATGGGTGATAGCCGGAATCGCAATTAGGGCTCCTTTAAAGCCCATTTCTACAAAGCCCT CCCTGCCATGCCCGCCGCAGCCGAGGAAGCGCCTCCCCGCCTCCACCTATCACTTCAACGGAGGGAGAGAGTTCTTCAATCCACCCGACCTGGAATCCATATTCATTTGCCACGCTGGCAGagccaattaa